In Oreochromis aureus strain Israel breed Guangdong linkage group 22, ZZ_aureus, whole genome shotgun sequence, the genomic window ATGCACCTTGTGTAGCGGCGCCCGAAGAACGCTCATCTTAATTCCCCAGACTAACACATCTGAATCACAAGCAGTCTTATCTGACAATGGTAGTACACTGTCCAACATGAATGACTGATGCGCACCTGTGTCCCGAAGAATAGTAACAGGCACCTCATCCTTCTCTTCTCCCGTCACAGAAACAAAGCCTTTGGTGATAAATGGTTTAAAACGCGGCTCTATTTCAGCATCCGTATGGTGCAAATCACGGGTGGAATGCATTTCGGGCGAAGGCACAACTTTAATAAGACCTACGCCAGCTGGATTTTTAGAGCCTTTGCGCTGCTCTTTCCTCCGGAGAGCGGGACAGACAGCGATCAGATGTCCGGGTTCGCGACAATAAAAACAGTCGCGATTTCCACCATCCTCCTGTCTATCCTTCCATCCTACCTTTGGTGACTTTATTTTCCTCTCCTGTCCCACCCTGATATTATGTGCGACAGCGGCTGAAAATATAGTTTTGTGAGTGAGAGTAAACTCATCAGCCATCACTGCAGCTTTGGCAAGTGACGTCACCTTTTGCTCATTCAGATAAATGACTACTTGGTCcggcaaacattttttaaattcttctaACAAAAGAAGTTCCTTCAGCCCCTCAAGATCCTTCACTTTACTGGCCTGCAACCATCTTTCAAACAAGCGACTCTTTTCACGGGCAAACTCCACAAACGTCTGATTGGCAGTTTTTTCACACTTCCTAAATTTTTGACGATAGGCTTCTGGGACAAGCTCATATGCCTGCAACACAGTCTTCTTCATGATGTCATAATCAAGGCTATCTTCAATTGATAAACTGGTACACACCTCCTGGGCTTTGCCCCAGTTTGCATTGCAACAATAGTGGCCAAAACTCCTTGGCCAGCTTAATGCGGCCGCTATACGCTCAAAAGCGTTAAAATAGGAGTCCACTTCGGCCTCACGAAACGGGGGAACCAGTTTAACGTGCTTAGTGATGTCAAAACCAGTTGAGACGGTGGTGGAGGTACTAGGATGACTAgaggcggagggctttcgctcCAGCTCCAAAGCTCTGACACGGAGGTGCATTGCCTGTACCTCAAGCTCTTTAGCACGGGTTTCCACCTCCCTTATACGGAGGGTCAAAGCGGAGATCCTCCGTGAGACCGCCCCGCCAGGGGTTCCTGGCCGTACCAGACTCAGGCGCTTCAGACACCCCTCAGCCGCATCAGAGTCCACCTCAGCTGCATCAGACTCCACCCCAGCCGGGAGCACGTTAACAGGCCCTTTGGCGTCCGGCTCCGGCCCAGTCTCTGGAGCCACCTTCACACCCCTGCCGCCAGGCTGCTCTACAGCTGCCTTCGGGGCAGAAAGGATACCTCGCTCCACCAGCCCTGCACACAAAGCGTCCTTAACCTCAGCTTTACGGGCACCATAGGACACATGAACATCATAAAAACTAGCAATAATCAGCAAATCCGCTTTCTTGCACCCCACTATTTTGTCCCATGAAGGCGAAGTAACAAAATCATCCAAAGAAAACTccataatcacacacacacctactacCCCCACAACAAGAAAACTGCCAAACAGACCAAACCACACGAGAACAACCACAGAACAAGGCAGAGGACGAGCCCCCAATTCATGTTACGACCCGTCTAGGGCCAGGCCATAACATGAGCGAGGCACTCGCTTCCCCCCCAAGACCCAAGCAGCCACAGGAAACAAATCCGTTCATTAAagtgtgatttatttacaaGGTGATAAATAAAAGAGGAACAACAGAACGGGAGTGTCAACACTTCAGGGTGAGCcaaggccaaaataataaacaaaacaaatctacaTAAATCCCACACCCCTGACCTTAccaaaacaaagtcaaaaataaagacagagtctgacctccttaactaattcaaaacaggagaaaaaacgGGTGATCAAAAGAAACGGCAGCTCACCCCTACCCACTCCACTTCCAACACTTTCAAGCCGCACTGCAGCCAGCGGCTGCCACAGTTACGCTGCTGGGTAATGAGGAGAGACGCGAGGACCTCTCAAGCCGTAGCGCTCCAGCCTCCTTTTAATGGGCGGCTCCTCCAGCTGGAACCAGTCGCGTCGGGCCGGTGTATCCACGCACCAATCGGAGCAGAGCCCCGGCACAGCTGAATTAACATAACCAGATATTACCTGCCcagaacaaacacatgaaaatacaaGTTCGTAATAGCTGGCACATGTGAAAGCCCAGGAACTCCAGAGAGGAGCGTCCAAGTGAAGATCCACAATTCATGAAACCGAGTCTCCTCGAGTCCAATGAAGGACTGTATCTGCAGAGGGCTGGAAAAGTgtattaaaacacacttttagtCAGCTGACATACTCATCAATCTGCTGAGGACTGACAATCGATGGCCTCTAAGAGCCAACATCGTCTGCATCTGGGATGTTCTCTGTGTGGATGTTCCTGGAGAACTCCAAGAGGAATGTGGGCAGCACCGTAACAACAAGG contains:
- the LOC120435828 gene encoding uncharacterized protein LOC120435828 — protein: MKKTVLQAYELVPEAYRQKFRKCEKTANQTFVEFAREKSRLFERWLQASKVKDLEGLKELLLLEEFKKCLPDQVVIYLNEQKVTSLAKAAVMADEFTLTHKTIFSAAVAHNIRVGQERKIKSPKVGWKDRQEDGGNRDCFYCREPGHLIAVCPALRRKEQRKGSKNPAGVGLIKVVPSPEMHSTRDLHHTDAEIEPRFKPFITKGFVSVTGEEKDEVPVTILRDTGNIWLC